Proteins encoded together in one Impatiens glandulifera chromosome 1, dImpGla2.1, whole genome shotgun sequence window:
- the LOC124919845 gene encoding U-box domain-containing protein 35-like isoform X2 has protein sequence MEGSEDRDLIVAIAINGSKKSKYIVKWALEKFILESNFMVKLLHVRPKITGVPTPMGNLIPVSSVRDDVVTAYRQDVEWQTSEKLMPYKNMCIRNKVKVELKQIESDDIVDAISIEIKESNIIKLVIGASSRPIFSRGQDLSSKISQNIPGFCTVYVISKGKLSSLRPSDCETNESIKDDSSDMSFSTSSDSSSLQTDPIKAAVYSRFQSPPLPMQRFQALSSINQTLLHSRTNSVDVIKEREDSTSLFDENFDYGRPNSETSSFRSLVNERKSWISDRASTSTCPTECSSDSQDNLNFEMERLRIELRHVRGMYALAENEAIGASRKASGLVKRLSEEETKLKEIGIKENEAKEEVIKEKERRKSAKREIEYINDCVQRESLHRKDAEINANREAKEREKLQQALVGPLQQYQKFTWEELSLATSSFSEDLKIGIGANGTVYKCVLHHTTAAVKVLHSKDAHRNKQFQQELEVLSKTRHPHLLSLLGACPEEGLLVYEYMSNGSLEDVLFKNNNKKGSPLPWFTRFQIAWEIASALAFLHNAKPRSIIHRDLKPANILLDNNFVSKIGDVGLSTMLHLDPTTICNDTVGPVGTLCYIDPEYQRTGQVSMMSDVYAFGIVILQLLTAKPAMALAHAMETGLEDDRLSELLDPMAGQWPVEETKELAVLGLQCCEIRRRDRPDLTGKVLPILDRLKEVAREMSLSLSSVSHQPPPNHFICPILKEIMEEPCVAGDGYTYDRRAIELWLDENETSPMTNLPLLTKILLPNYTLLSAIMEWKSERK, from the exons ATGGAGGGTAGTGAAGATAGAGACTTAATCGTAGCGATTGCTATCAATGGAAGTAAGAAAAGCAAATATATAGTGAAATGGGCATTGGAGAAGTTCATCCTTGAGAGCAATTTCATGGTGAAACTTTTACACGTTCGGCCAAAGATAACCGGAGTTCCTACACCCA TGGGAAATTTGATTCCGGTTTCAAGTGTTCGTGATGATGTTGTAACTGCTTATAGACAAGATGTGGAATGGCAAACATCTGAAAAACTTATGCCTTACAAAAACATGTGTATTCGCAACAAG GTAAAAGTAGAACTTAAGCAAATTGAATCAGATGACATTGTTGATGCTATATCGATAGAAATCAAAGAAAGTAACATTATCAAACTCGTAATAGGCGCATCATCGCGTCCAATTTTCTCAAG AGGACAAGATTTGTCATCAAAAATCTCCCAGAACATCCCTGGATTCTGCACTGTCTATGTCATTTCGAAAGGAAAGCTGTCATCTTTACGTCCATCTGATTGTGAGACCAACGAAAGCATCAAAGATGACTCGAGCGATATGAGTTTTTCGACATCATCAGATTCTTCATCGTTACAAACAG ACCCGATCAAGGCTGCAGTTTACTCGCGATTTCAATCGCCTCCATTGCCAATGCAGCGGTTCCAAGCTTTGTCAAGCATAAACCAGACTCTCCTTCATTCTAGAACAAATTCAGTTGATGTTATTAAGGAAAGGGAAGATTCGACAAGCTTGTTTGACGAAAACTTTGATTATGGTCGTCCCAATAGTGAGACGTCGAGTTTTAGGAGCCTGGTAAACGAACGCAAGTCCTGGATATCTGATCGGGCTTCCACTTCGACATGTCCAACCGAATGTTCATCAGACAGTCAG GACAATTTGAATTTCGAAATGGAAAGACTACGAATCGAACTGAGGCATGTTAGAGGAATGTATGCTTTAGCTGAAAACGAGGCAATTGGTGCTTCTAGGAAGGCAAGTGGTCTTGTAAAACGTCTCTCGGAAGAAGAAACGAAGCTGAAAGAGATTGGAATTAAGGAGAATGAAGCCAAGGAGGAGGTGATAAAGGAGAAAGAAAGGCGTAAAAGTGCTAAAAGAGAGATAGAATACATTAATGATTGTGTGCAAAGAGAATCTTTACATAGGAAAGATGCAGAGATTAATGCCAACCGTGAAGCCAAAGAAAGGGAGAAGCTCCAACAGGCCCTTGTTGGCCCTCTTCAGCAGTATCAGAAATTCACATGGGAAGAGCTATCTTTGGCTACTTCTTCGTTTTCTGAGGATCTTAAGATCGGAATTGGCGCCAATGGAACTGTTTATAAGTGTGTTTTGCATCACACAACTGCTGCTGTGAAGGTTCTCCATTCGAAAGATGCTCATAGAAACAAGCAATTTCAGCAGGAG CTTGAGGTATTGAGCAAAACTCGTCATCCACATTTACTAAGCCTTCTTGGAGCATGTCCCGAAGAAGGCTTACTCGTTTACGAGTACATGTCGAACGGAAGCCTAGAAGACGTATTGTTCAAGAACAATAACAAAAAAGGGTCTCCTCTTCCTTGGTTCACAAGGTTCCAAATCGCATGGGAGATAGCCTCGGCACTCGCATTCCTACACAACGCGAAACCAAGATCAATTATCCATCGTGATTTAAAACCTGCAAACATATTGCTCGACAACAACTTTGTGAGCAAGATAGGAGACGTTGGACTCTCCACAATGCTCCATTTGGATCCGACCACCATTTGCAATGACACTGTCGGTCCCGTCGGGACACTTTGTTACATCGATCCCGAGTATCAAAGAACCGGTCAGGTTTCGATGATGTCCGACGTTTACGCTTTCGGGATCGTGATTCTTCAGTTGCTGACAGCTAAACCTGCCATGGCACTCGCCCATGCCATGGAAACGGGGTTGGAAGATGATCGGTTGTCGGAGTTGTTGGATCCGATGGCTGGACAATGGCCAGTTGAAGAAACAAAGGAATTGGCTGTGTTGGGATTGCAATGTTGTGAGATTCGTCGTAGAGATAGACCCGATTTGACCGGAAAAGTTCTTCCCATACTCGATAGATTGAAAGAGGTAGCTAGAGAAATGTCGTTATCTTTGTCGTCGGTTTCTCATCAACCGCCGCCAAACCACTTCATATGTCCTATTCTCAAG GAAATTATGGAGGAGCCTTGTGTTGCTGGTGATGGGTATACATATGATAGAAGGGCAATTGAGTTATGGCTAGATGAGAATGAGACATCTCCAATGACAAATTTGCCCCTCCTTACTAAGATCTTGCTTCCAAATTACACACTTCTTTCAGCTATTATGGAGTGGAAATCTGAAAGAAAGTAA
- the LOC124919845 gene encoding U-box domain-containing protein 35-like isoform X1, giving the protein MEGSEDRDLIVAIAINGSKKSKYIVKWALEKFILESNFMVKLLHVRPKITGVPTPMGNLIPVSSVRDDVVTAYRQDVEWQTSEKLMPYKNMCIRNKVKVELKQIESDDIVDAISIEIKESNIIKLVIGASSRPIFSRRGQDLSSKISQNIPGFCTVYVISKGKLSSLRPSDCETNESIKDDSSDMSFSTSSDSSSLQTDPIKAAVYSRFQSPPLPMQRFQALSSINQTLLHSRTNSVDVIKEREDSTSLFDENFDYGRPNSETSSFRSLVNERKSWISDRASTSTCPTECSSDSQDNLNFEMERLRIELRHVRGMYALAENEAIGASRKASGLVKRLSEEETKLKEIGIKENEAKEEVIKEKERRKSAKREIEYINDCVQRESLHRKDAEINANREAKEREKLQQALVGPLQQYQKFTWEELSLATSSFSEDLKIGIGANGTVYKCVLHHTTAAVKVLHSKDAHRNKQFQQELEVLSKTRHPHLLSLLGACPEEGLLVYEYMSNGSLEDVLFKNNNKKGSPLPWFTRFQIAWEIASALAFLHNAKPRSIIHRDLKPANILLDNNFVSKIGDVGLSTMLHLDPTTICNDTVGPVGTLCYIDPEYQRTGQVSMMSDVYAFGIVILQLLTAKPAMALAHAMETGLEDDRLSELLDPMAGQWPVEETKELAVLGLQCCEIRRRDRPDLTGKVLPILDRLKEVAREMSLSLSSVSHQPPPNHFICPILKEIMEEPCVAGDGYTYDRRAIELWLDENETSPMTNLPLLTKILLPNYTLLSAIMEWKSERK; this is encoded by the exons ATGGAGGGTAGTGAAGATAGAGACTTAATCGTAGCGATTGCTATCAATGGAAGTAAGAAAAGCAAATATATAGTGAAATGGGCATTGGAGAAGTTCATCCTTGAGAGCAATTTCATGGTGAAACTTTTACACGTTCGGCCAAAGATAACCGGAGTTCCTACACCCA TGGGAAATTTGATTCCGGTTTCAAGTGTTCGTGATGATGTTGTAACTGCTTATAGACAAGATGTGGAATGGCAAACATCTGAAAAACTTATGCCTTACAAAAACATGTGTATTCGCAACAAG GTAAAAGTAGAACTTAAGCAAATTGAATCAGATGACATTGTTGATGCTATATCGATAGAAATCAAAGAAAGTAACATTATCAAACTCGTAATAGGCGCATCATCGCGTCCAATTTTCTCAAG AAGAGGACAAGATTTGTCATCAAAAATCTCCCAGAACATCCCTGGATTCTGCACTGTCTATGTCATTTCGAAAGGAAAGCTGTCATCTTTACGTCCATCTGATTGTGAGACCAACGAAAGCATCAAAGATGACTCGAGCGATATGAGTTTTTCGACATCATCAGATTCTTCATCGTTACAAACAG ACCCGATCAAGGCTGCAGTTTACTCGCGATTTCAATCGCCTCCATTGCCAATGCAGCGGTTCCAAGCTTTGTCAAGCATAAACCAGACTCTCCTTCATTCTAGAACAAATTCAGTTGATGTTATTAAGGAAAGGGAAGATTCGACAAGCTTGTTTGACGAAAACTTTGATTATGGTCGTCCCAATAGTGAGACGTCGAGTTTTAGGAGCCTGGTAAACGAACGCAAGTCCTGGATATCTGATCGGGCTTCCACTTCGACATGTCCAACCGAATGTTCATCAGACAGTCAG GACAATTTGAATTTCGAAATGGAAAGACTACGAATCGAACTGAGGCATGTTAGAGGAATGTATGCTTTAGCTGAAAACGAGGCAATTGGTGCTTCTAGGAAGGCAAGTGGTCTTGTAAAACGTCTCTCGGAAGAAGAAACGAAGCTGAAAGAGATTGGAATTAAGGAGAATGAAGCCAAGGAGGAGGTGATAAAGGAGAAAGAAAGGCGTAAAAGTGCTAAAAGAGAGATAGAATACATTAATGATTGTGTGCAAAGAGAATCTTTACATAGGAAAGATGCAGAGATTAATGCCAACCGTGAAGCCAAAGAAAGGGAGAAGCTCCAACAGGCCCTTGTTGGCCCTCTTCAGCAGTATCAGAAATTCACATGGGAAGAGCTATCTTTGGCTACTTCTTCGTTTTCTGAGGATCTTAAGATCGGAATTGGCGCCAATGGAACTGTTTATAAGTGTGTTTTGCATCACACAACTGCTGCTGTGAAGGTTCTCCATTCGAAAGATGCTCATAGAAACAAGCAATTTCAGCAGGAG CTTGAGGTATTGAGCAAAACTCGTCATCCACATTTACTAAGCCTTCTTGGAGCATGTCCCGAAGAAGGCTTACTCGTTTACGAGTACATGTCGAACGGAAGCCTAGAAGACGTATTGTTCAAGAACAATAACAAAAAAGGGTCTCCTCTTCCTTGGTTCACAAGGTTCCAAATCGCATGGGAGATAGCCTCGGCACTCGCATTCCTACACAACGCGAAACCAAGATCAATTATCCATCGTGATTTAAAACCTGCAAACATATTGCTCGACAACAACTTTGTGAGCAAGATAGGAGACGTTGGACTCTCCACAATGCTCCATTTGGATCCGACCACCATTTGCAATGACACTGTCGGTCCCGTCGGGACACTTTGTTACATCGATCCCGAGTATCAAAGAACCGGTCAGGTTTCGATGATGTCCGACGTTTACGCTTTCGGGATCGTGATTCTTCAGTTGCTGACAGCTAAACCTGCCATGGCACTCGCCCATGCCATGGAAACGGGGTTGGAAGATGATCGGTTGTCGGAGTTGTTGGATCCGATGGCTGGACAATGGCCAGTTGAAGAAACAAAGGAATTGGCTGTGTTGGGATTGCAATGTTGTGAGATTCGTCGTAGAGATAGACCCGATTTGACCGGAAAAGTTCTTCCCATACTCGATAGATTGAAAGAGGTAGCTAGAGAAATGTCGTTATCTTTGTCGTCGGTTTCTCATCAACCGCCGCCAAACCACTTCATATGTCCTATTCTCAAG GAAATTATGGAGGAGCCTTGTGTTGCTGGTGATGGGTATACATATGATAGAAGGGCAATTGAGTTATGGCTAGATGAGAATGAGACATCTCCAATGACAAATTTGCCCCTCCTTACTAAGATCTTGCTTCCAAATTACACACTTCTTTCAGCTATTATGGAGTGGAAATCTGAAAGAAAGTAA
- the LOC124937633 gene encoding uncharacterized protein LOC124937633 → MEATESSDETTLIRSAKLPGTVNWGTATVIGVFAGMLYGGSKEASSFVSKDAEVMLKLGSTPDKREQYRLMRDAMEKRFVSVTRGSLVGGVRLGMFTAAFYGLQNLLTEKRGVTDVYNTVVAGSSTAAAFGLILPGSLSWRLRNVAMGSVLGAAVCFPLGWLHLKLVEKANEGIITVHHGDQQQD, encoded by the exons ATGGAAGCCACTGAAAGTTCAGATGAGACAACTTTGATT AGAAGTGCAAAGCTTCCTGGAACTGTTAACTGGGGAACAGCAACTGTTATTGGTGTTTTTGCTGGGATGTTATATGGAGGAAGCAAGGAGGCTTCTTCTTTCGTC AGTAAGGATGCAGAAGTTATGTTGAAGCTTGGGAGCACACCAGATAAGCGTGAGCAGTATCGATTGATGAGAGAtgccatggagaagaggtttgTGAGCGTAACAAGAGGCTCTCTAGTCGGCGGTGTAAGGCTCGGAATGTTCACCGCTGCATTTTATGGCTTACAAAATCTTCTGACGGAGAAACGTGGTGTGACCGATGTATACAACACTGTCGTAGCTGGTTCGAGCACTGCAGCAGCATTCGGTCTCATAT TACCCGGATCACTTTCGTGGAGACTGAGGAATGTGGCGATGGGATCGGTTCTTGGTGCTGCAGTTTGTTTTCCTCTAG GTTGGCTTCATTTGAAGCTGGTAGAGAAAGCCAACGAAGGGATAATAACTGTTCATCATGGCGATCAGCAGCAGGATTAG